GCCGCCGACCGCGAAGCCGGCGCCCGCGGCGCCGTGGCGCGACGCCGCCGCCGCGGCCGGAAGCGAGGCGCCGCGCGCGGGGGCGGGCGGAGCGGAAGCGCCCCGCGCCGCCGAACCGTTCGCCGGCCTCGCGCACGAGGCGTCGCGGGAGAAAGGGGAACGGCGCAACCTCGAGGAAACGCTCGCCTCGCGTCTGCCGGTCTGGATCGGCTCGGCGGCGCTCTTCCTCGCCGCCGCCTTCCTGCTCAAGTTCACCTTCGACCGCGGGCTCCTCGGTCCGACGGCGCGCGTCGTGATCGGCGTCCTCTTCGGCGTCGCGCTGCTCGTTCTCGGGCAGCGGCTCGTCCCGCGGTCGGCGCGCGTCGCGCAGGGGTTGACCGCCGCGGGGATCGCCTCGCTCTACGCCAGCTTCCTCGCCGGCACGTCGCTCTACCATCTCGTGCCGCGTCCGGCCGGCTTCGGCCTGATGGTCCTCACGACCGCGGCCGCGGTCCTGCTCTCGCTGCGCCAAGGCCCGTTCATCGCCGTCCTCGGCCTCGTCGGCGGCTTCCTCACGCCGGCGCTGATCGGCTCGACCGAGCACAACCCGGTCGGGCTCTTCGGCTATCTCGCATTGCTCGAAGTCGGCCTGCTGCTCGTCGCGCGCCGGCGCGCGCTCTGGCCGCTCGCCGCGCTGACCGGGCTCGGCGGATTTGCGTGGGCGGCGCTCTGGCTCGCGCTTCGCTTCGAGCCCGGAGACACGCTGCCGGTCGGCCTCTTCCTGCTTGCGTCGGCGGCGTTGTTCGTCGTCGCCGGCCGGCGGCTCGCCGCGGAGACCGCGGCGCCGTGGGGCGGGGAGGCGTTCGCGAACGCCTTGACGCTCGGCGCGGTCGGCGGCGCGGCCGCGCTGACGGCCTGTCTCGTCGGCGTCGGGGACTTCGGGACGCTGGAGTGGTGCTTCCTCGGTCTGCTCGCCGCGGGCTCGATCGTCCTCGCGCGCTTCGCGACGCGGCTCGAGCCGCTGCCCTGGATCGCCTGGGGCGCGGGGCTGCTGCTGCTCGCGCGCTGGGCGTCGGCCGCGCCGAACGCCGCCGCCCTGCCGGCGTCGTTCGGCTGGACGGCGCTGCTCTACGGCGGCCTGCTCGCCGTCGGCGGCTACGCCGCGCTGTGGGGCGCGGCGTCGCCGGTCCGCTTCGCCGCCTTCTCCGCCGCGTCGGCGTTCGGCTACTTCCTCTGCGCGTGGGCTTGCCTGCGCGCGACGCCGCCGGCGGGGGGCTGGGGCGTTTGGAGCCTCGGCCTCGCCGCGCTCTTCGTCGCCGCGGCGATTCCGGTCGCGCGGCGCCGCGCGCTCGGCGCGGATCTCGACGCGCCGCTGGCGGCGCTGGCCGCGGCGGCGACGATGTTCCTTTCCGCCGCCGCGCCGTTCGAGCTCGACCGCTTCACGCTGACCGTCGCGTGGGCGATCGAGGCGCCGCTGCTGATCCTCGTCGGACGACGGACGGGGGTGAAGGGGTTGCGCTGGCTCGCCGCGGCGCTCGGCGCCGCCGCGCTGGCGCGGCTGGTCCTCAACCCCTACCTCTACGAGTACCCGCTCGGCGACACGCCGGTCTTCAATTGGCTGCTCTACGGCATCGGCGCGCCGATCGCCGCCTTCGCGCTCGCCGGACGACTGCTGCGTCCGCTCGAAAATCCCTCGGGGGAGCGGATTCCGAACGCCGCGCCGCCGCGGCTCCACGAGCTGTTCGAACTGGCCGCGATCGGCTGCGGGATGTTGTTGATCGCGCTCGAGGCGCGGCACTACTTCCACGCCGCGCCCGGCGTCGAGGGCGGGTTCCGCCTCGCCGACGCCGGCTCGTTCCACGTCGCCGAGGCGGGGACGATCGTCTCGCTTTGGGCGCTGCTCGGCTGGGGTCTCGACGCGTGGGGCGAGCGGGCCGCGCGCCGCTCCCTCGCGCTCGGCGGCCGCGCCGCGTTGTGCGCCGCCCTCGGCTGCGGGCTGCCCGTCCTGGGGCTGATCCTCGACCCGCTCTTCGCGCCGCGTCCGGTCGGCGCGACGCCGATCTTCAACGGACTCCTCGTCGCCTACGGCGCGCCGGCGCTGATCGCCGCGCTTCTCGCGCGGCGCGCGCCGCGCGTCGGCTGGCCGCCGGCCGCGGCGCGCCTCTGCGCCGCGGGCTCGCTGGTCTACGCCTTCCTCTTCCTCTCGCTCGAAGTGCGGCAGCTCTTTCACGGCGACGTGCTCTTCGGCGGCGCGACGACGAACGCCGAGATGTACACCTACTCCGCCGCCTACGTGCTGTTCGGCACGCTGCTGCTCGCCGCGGCGATCGCCACGCGCGGGCTCGTGCTGCGCTGGGGAAGCCTCGCCGTGATGCTGCTCGCGGTGGGGAAGGTCTTCCTCTTCGATCTCGCCGAGCTCCAGGATCTCTACCGCGTCTTCTCGCTGTTCGGACTCGGCGCGAGCCTGCTGCTGCTCGCCTACCTCTATCAACGCTTCGTCTTCGGCCGGAAGGAAACACGATGAGACGCGCCGCGGCTCTCGTCTCTCTCGCCTGCGCCGCGGGCGGGGCGCTCGCGGCGGCGCCGGCGAACGCGCCGGCGAGCGTCGTCGCGTCGCCGGCGGCGGGATGCGTCCGCGCGGCGCTCGACGCGCGGACGCTGCTCCTCGGCGGCGCCGAAGGGCGCTTCGCGGTCCTCGACGGCGCGGGACGTTCCCTGCCGTACGCGCTGCAGCGGCCGCCGGCGGGATGGATCGCGGCGCAGGTCGTCGGCGTCGCCGAGGACGCGGCTTGGCGCCGCCTGACGCTCGACGTCGGAACGGCGCCCGCGCGGCACGCCCGCGCGTCGCTCGAGTTCGCGCAGCCGATGATCGCGGCCGGCTGCCGCGTCGAGGGCTCGGACGATCTCCGGACCTGGACGCCGCTCGGCGCGGGGGATCTCTTCCGTCTCGGCGACGGCGACGGCCTGAACAAGTCCACGCTGACCTACGCGCCGACGACGGCGCGCTATCTGCGGATCGCCCTGCCGCGCGTCGCGGGGTTCCCCGAACTGCGCGGCGCGGCGGTCGAGGCGATTCCGTTCGACGTCGCCGACCGTCCCGCCGCGCCGGTCGCCGCCGCCGCGCGCGCCGGCTTCGCCGACTCCGCCTATCTCGACCTCGGCGCGGGCGCCGCCGCGCCGGCGACGCTGGAGATCGAAGGGGCGCGCGGCGGACGGCTCTATCTCGTCGAAAGAGGGCGGTTCCGCCCGCTCGGCGACGTCGCCGGCGCTTCGGGCGCGGTCGGCGTGCCGGCCGGGGCGCGTCTTCTGCGCTTCGACGGACCGGACGCCGCGCGCGTCACGGGACGTCTGCGGTTCGAGCCGCGCTGGATCCTCTTCCAGGCCGCCGCCGCTTCGCGGCCGTACACGATCGTCCCCGCCGCCGTCGCCGCGTCGGAGGACGCGCCCGCGCTCGATCCCGCGACCTGCCGAGGGACGATCGCCGTGGCCGGCGCCGTCGCGCCCGGCGAAGTCCCGTGGCCGACGCCGCCTGCGTCG
The bacterium DNA segment above includes these coding regions:
- a CDS encoding DUF2339 domain-containing protein, giving the protein PPTAKPAPAAPWRDAAAAAGSEAPRAGAGGAEAPRAAEPFAGLAHEASREKGERRNLEETLASRLPVWIGSAALFLAAAFLLKFTFDRGLLGPTARVVIGVLFGVALLVLGQRLVPRSARVAQGLTAAGIASLYASFLAGTSLYHLVPRPAGFGLMVLTTAAAVLLSLRQGPFIAVLGLVGGFLTPALIGSTEHNPVGLFGYLALLEVGLLLVARRRALWPLAALTGLGGFAWAALWLALRFEPGDTLPVGLFLLASAALFVVAGRRLAAETAAPWGGEAFANALTLGAVGGAAALTACLVGVGDFGTLEWCFLGLLAAGSIVLARFATRLEPLPWIAWGAGLLLLARWASAAPNAAALPASFGWTALLYGGLLAVGGYAALWGAASPVRFAAFSAASAFGYFLCAWACLRATPPAGGWGVWSLGLAALFVAAAIPVARRRALGADLDAPLAALAAAATMFLSAAAPFELDRFTLTVAWAIEAPLLILVGRRTGVKGLRWLAAALGAAALARLVLNPYLYEYPLGDTPVFNWLLYGIGAPIAAFALAGRLLRPLENPSGERIPNAAPPRLHELFELAAIGCGMLLIALEARHYFHAAPGVEGGFRLADAGSFHVAEAGTIVSLWALLGWGLDAWGERAARRSLALGGRAALCAALGCGLPVLGLILDPLFAPRPVGATPIFNGLLVAYGAPALIAALLARRAPRVGWPPAAARLCAAGSLVYAFLFLSLEVRQLFHGDVLFGGATTNAEMYTYSAAYVLFGTLLLAAAIATRGLVLRWGSLAVMLLAVGKVFLFDLAELQDLYRVFSLFGLGASLLLLAYLYQRFVFGRKETR
- a CDS encoding DUF3999 domain-containing protein, giving the protein MRRAAALVSLACAAGGALAAAPANAPASVVASPAAGCVRAALDARTLLLGGAEGRFAVLDGAGRSLPYALQRPPAGWIAAQVVGVAEDAAWRRLTLDVGTAPARHARASLEFAQPMIAAGCRVEGSDDLRTWTPLGAGDLFRLGDGDGLNKSTLTYAPTTARYLRIALPRVAGFPELRGAAVEAIPFDVADRPAAPVAAAARAGFADSAYLDLGAGAAAPATLEIEGARGGRLYLVERGRFRPLGDVAGASGAVGVPAGARLLRFDGPDAARVTGRLRFEPRWILFQAAAASRPYTIVPAAVAASEDAPALDPATCRGTIAVAGAVAPGEVPWPTPPASATGLAAFAKPPRPREAWPIASAARPGEVALLPLPAELLAPLGRSRRDLLVLAGDRLVPAERSEADVPSAVGAAATVSAGGRAEILRLGDDRTLIAQLELTAPSGSSGTVEVRYRDEARLGAPTGRSFAGGASWRCGASPCAAFVDLDPPPGTAAIEVAAQGDGAPVLSARLWRRDASLLFVWPAEGNVRLASGLERPPSGAADSSAVRRALAGRPTVAATLDLAPSKRAAESGARVGRLALVAALALAGAALLVVLLRAMRKTS